Genomic window (Argopecten irradians isolate NY chromosome 13, Ai_NY, whole genome shotgun sequence):
CTCTTGCTTGAGGGAAGACCAGACTTATTGGCCTTGATTGAGGGAAACAAGAGTTATTGGCCTTGATTGAGGGAAACAAGAGTTATTGGCCTTGATTGAGGGAAACAAGAGTCATTAGCCTTGATTTAGGGAAAACATAGTTACTGCCCTTGATTGAGTCAGACGAGAAAAAATGCCCCTTGATTGAAGGAATACAGAATTTATTGCCCTTGATTGAGGCAGACCATTTATTGCCACTTATTGAGGACAGGCTGGAATTTTGTGTTCTTGACTGAGGGAGACCATGAAAATTATTGCTCTTGTGCTAGCATTATGCTTAATTAGTTTATTAGTAAGCCAATTATATATTAGTTTAAATAAAAGGCATTCCTTCAAATATGTTTGATTAATGCATATTTTCACAACCACAGGAgtatgttatttaatatgtgcTTAATACCTTTGTATGAAATTGTGTTATCATAatttagttttgatattttgctACATCTTAAGAGTTAAGAAATTAGTAAGCACAAACTTTGGCAATTATATAATAGGACAATTATGTACAAACTTATAGTAGTGATGATTGTAGCTACAAATAATACAGATTACAACAGACAATGATAGGACTATTTAGCTACAGATTACAACATTCAATAATAGAAATGTTGTATACAAACTATTAGTAATGATGATAGCTAGTCACAGATTACAACATTTAATGATAGGACTGTTGTGTACAACATTTAATGCATTCACCCCCTGAAGACAAATTTAGATTCTTCTAGATCAAAGGCTGGATTAGTCCATTTTGGAAagtcaggggtgaatgagttaattacAGTTGATCATCAACAAACCTTCCTCGCTCGATGATTTCTTTGGATGACCATATGGCTGGTATTTAAGTTGGACTTTCCGATTGATTCCAGAAAAATGACCATACCTTCAATAATGaagaaataattcaataatatgATTATTAACAAGTTATTCTAGGTAAGTCTTTAGTAAAGAAATGTTTTCTTCACTCCTTTATATGTACCGTGCTCGCCGTAATTAGTGCCCCTTGGGCCCTTCcgctataagcgcccctcctttttttctggagaagagttgaagttgtataaacgccTCCATCTCATGGATTTCACGatattttacaacatgtgatgccttttaacatcagcattgtatcccatattacatgatcttgcgagtcttttacatgtgaatcacgacataataatgtgtctcacaggataaaaggcatatatacatatttactcTAACATATttatgtaccatgagtacagaaagatttaaaatatggcaGACTTTTTTTGTCCGTAACTTACATTTTGGTGCATCAATAAGCACCACCCTTTGTTCCAATTACTTAAGCGCCCTGGTTAATGTGTTATTTTCTGAGCCTGGTTGTTCAAAACATGATTAtcttaatcacatgattagtgaTCATTTACGGCAAAATTTTGTGATCATATCTTCACTAAACTCAGCAAGTAAGTAAAAAATGGAGTTCTTAAGATtcttataaaaattgtaaaatttgtattaccagaaattattttatctggatttgaaaattgttgttaaacTGTGATAAGCCTAATAactttttgaacaactgggGCCTGGGCGCTAATTGCGGCAAATACGGTAATACATGTAACACCACACATCAATCACACCAGAGTATCCTGTAATGTCATAGATATCTGTATCATACATTAGCTATTTCCAGAGGTTTTGCTACTACagcaaatagttttttttttcaaaatttataatcTTATTTCTTCTTctcttttctgtttttttttctccccttcttcttttttttttttttttttctaactttTCGCTGgttataattatcataaaaaattatGCCAACAAACATGAAGACATATGCTTAAAGTTTGTACTGAAAATTAATTACCACAAAATCTGAGTTTAGAGTATcgtattgatataaaaaattgtctAAAGATACTTTTGACTAAAAGTATAAAatattctggaaaaaaaaacccaaaacaacTTTTTGCCATTCCTTCTGTTGAAAGATTGATTCCAAAATGAAAATCCAAGTTAATATACTTAATCTAAATCATTATATAAGTTAATTGGGAATGAACAAACATTTGAAGTTTTGCATCTTGTTATTACAAAAAGGGGAATATCAATTCAAAAAGGAAATCACACatcaaaaataacaaattttccaaTCGCAAATTGTTCACATTATCTtctatgttaaaaaaatattaccagAACAAAagacccagagggcctgtatcgttcACCTGGTTAATTCgctaaaaaaacatgtaaaaaaacTCAGGctattaatttgttaatttttcataCGGATGCtaccaataaaatatcaatgagATTTATTGCTCAGTTTTAGAAAAAAAGTCAACAAAATGAATTTAGCCAAAATGGCTCCTTTTGGCTCTGCCCCTCAGGCCTCAGGAGGGGAAAAGGTcaatcatttgtataattttgagtCCCCGCCCCAGAGAGATACTATCAgccaaatcaaaataaattctgaTTAACAGTTAcaagaagttgattgttgacgAACAGACGAACGACAATAGACAACAGATGCCATGGTATGGTATAAGCTGACCTCTGTCCCTCATAGCAGGTGAGCTAAAATACAGTAGCCTAAATTATGAAATGAACGTCCCTTTTCCTTTTGAAACTAAAAATATACTCTATAAACATGAAGAAAGAATCACATTCAAATATAAAAGGATTTTCTTATCAAAATGGTCATGACATTATTACTCTTCCTTATTAAAAAACTTCATCTGCACatgcaaaaaaaatcttttcttggattacctccccttgaggTAGATTGTGATTCATGACTATAATTATAAGATCAAATGTTTTCTTGttcaaatacataataaaatctatgtatgatattttccatGGCAAAAAAAAATGGTGTAATAGGCAGATATTAGGAAGCAtcagaaaagaaatattttaacttcagcaatcaaagggaggtaactttatttgcctaggatttttttttgaaaattcaagcaaaaaattgttatcattaatatatcattttatgatTAAGATATGATGATTTTATTCTGCTTTTCTTCAAACACCTTACATGGCACATAATTAAGGAGATCAAAAATTTGGaattacatttttcatatctttcttttttattttatacaagtGAAGGAgtttaattaaatcaaaaatattttcctcAAACATATCACATGCAAAACTAGGAAAGGTTAAGAAATCAAggattttaacacaaaaacaacttCCAAACAGATGAGTGGCAAAAagtgtttgtatttatatttgcCAAGGGAAGTAATCTCAATGCTTATGGCAAGGTGGGTAACTTTATATTAACAGGAAAGCAAATTTCTGCGGAGTcgcaaaggggagataactcactaTGGCAGGGGGAAATAACTCATACATTTTAACCAGAAAACCACAAAACATAGCAGATTATAACCAACTTTTCTAAGGCGCACAAAAATGTGCTGGTCTCTTTTTCGAAATTGTGATGAAAATCCCACCTTCAAAATTAAAGAGTTCAGCTTGTGGTTACAATGGTTATTAATTGTTATCATTAtgattattattaattcaaattttaGCAGGAACACAATGTTAAAAGTTCTATGATTTAGTAATTATTGTCAGTCGTACATACACgataattacatttatttatcaaattgaaTTCTGCTGCTTCAAATCTAGCccaataaactttttttttaggattcaaaatcaaattttattgatgTTTCAATAAAAGATACGAAAGCTCCATAAACAagtaaattaaaacatttgGGATTTTCTTTCATCAGATATagcagaaattattttaaaattatcacgTACTTAGATTAAACTTTTATCAATCAAATTATTGGATAAGGTAATATTCTATGTAAGATTTCTAAATATGACTTAGAAAATATGCATCTTACATTTCTAATACTAATTTCAGCTGTTGTAGTTTCGCCTTTTTCTCTGCTATTTCTGGATCGGATGATGACTGCTGTTCCGACAATAAGAACCGAGCGATATCTAAAACCTCCTGGAGCTGTTTTGGTTTCTTAAGCTTTAAATGTCCAGTACGATAGCCATCATACTTCTTGAAGAGATCAAAAAATCTGTAAAATCAAGAATGATAAAGTTCTTTAGACAATTTAAATACTTTATCAATATGTGACTATATAATCTATTAAATTAACCAGAACCATgcaattattttataacatatccatgAAACAAGTTCAGGAAATAATGTAAGGTTATGTATGACacaaaacagaaattaaatGCTTGTGTAAAAGAACAGTGAAAATTACACATCTACGGTGTGAATaactacggctctaccgactgagccaaagaagcatgttccgtcagctgagtgacaaagaccatatttacatgtatgtacaactCACCCGACCTGCTctttttatatagatatatcaatTAAGGATTCATAGCTGTATCacagattatatataatttcatgtTTGTTGTGTTCACATTAAAATTCCTTTCACAAATTTGAACTGTAAATGATTGAAAAATAGACTTGAAAAGTACAACACTGAAGAGATATGGCTACCAACTTTTTATGTTTGACCtccattttcattttctgtttcGGTGTACGGTCGCCATGTCTGATAACAGCCACAACTGTCCTTAGTTCCATCCTACAAATACAACATGTGATATTAGTCTTGTGTACATGGTACTTTAAACTCTTTCCATAATTTGTATTCTTTCCAGATTCTGTCCCAAAGGTAGTTATAAGTCTTACCTCCAGGAGTTTTTGAAAAAGTGCCGGACAAAATGTCCAGTTATTCTGTGCTAACTTCTGTATTTAATTTAAACATGCTAAGGTTAGTGCAATTATTTGAACTTACTTTGAAATCATTTTAAGAATTATTAAAAACCTGCATCATAATATTACAATCTATGTGATATTGCAATCCAGGCCAAGACGTAACAAGCCGCCATTTTTTTACGATGATAAGTCTGTTTGATATATCTTGTTACTCTGccataaaaacatatacatagtCAAAATTATTTACGTAACATCCAGaaagtttgttttgaaattaagaacttttcatatatcactacattgaaaatttaaatataatgtatgaTAAGAGATTTATTGTGAAGAAAGAGCGTCAATATTGAGCGTCGACAATGGTGAATAGAGAAGGTAAAATTCTGTCGACTATAGTCAACAGGGAAGTTTGTGTGTATaaaataccgtaaaaacttgtataatttgcgcaccagtgtaatttgcgcaggtactttttagggctgaaaatgctaaaaaaaaaattactatcagtttattttgcgcatcaatttttttggggaaaaacgatgtccagggagtcccaaaatcgatgtatgaaggtgacaatttcaatgcaaaatattccccagaAATGCTTGAAaacttgcacaaagaagtgtgttgtattaagaagaaataacatatcaaaaccacattgtgtttgttttcttttattggccaccgtaacctgaaactaaaatatcttgcagatgtccaaaacatcggcggtccgGTTCGCCGTACTCcatgcacatgtcaatgttttgagattttacacatgaatagtaatcaggaatattaaaAAAGATTAGAATCTATTTGTTTGAAATTGTCACAATAAGTAataagtgtgtttgagatcattaacaatcaatagcaatcggctagcggatacgttagcttgcaacaatcacattgTGAGTAAACTCACTAGTACCTGTACggtaccagatccaagctgatggctaattgtACTTATCATTACGATTgaatatgtcactaaccttgtagtttgttaattctgcagtaataaaattgcaaaccacttattgaaagtCCTAAataatcccacgtgtgttttgactttttgcacacggcctgcagtcGGGCCCTACGGAGTTTCATGTGCAAAGCTAAAGGCTAATTGTATACACCAAAACGGTTGAAAATGTCACTAAtcttgtagcttgttaattctgcAGTAATGCAATTGCAAATCACTTATTGAAagtcctaaatataggtcagtttaggcatcttataaatcccacgtgtgttttgactttttgcgcACGGTCTGcagcctgggtaaacatgtttgtgtatacacacacatactctCTACAGACTCTCTCTATAGCCTCTCTACCctaaaaaaatacaggtaaactacattGACCCGGCCAAAGTCACTGATTGTGGCTGTCCCATTACACTACGAGGTGTACAGGGTATACATTTCTTGCTGTCAGTAGAAGCCATGCTTTCAGTCAGTCGCCATTGAAATTCTCGGGGCAAATGTAAACAAGACATCGTGGTCATAACTTAACACTTTAATTAGCCATTGATAATCCACTATAATAGGTGAGGCATTGttttttacaatcattaataccttttattatataaaatggcTACTATACACAGAGCGGTACCTCAACATTCATAGATCGCCAGCCCCTCAGAATGGACAGATTTTTTCCCCgtaaattttttaaaactacTCTATCAATGTAATTTGCGCACCCccaacttcaaattttatttttgtacagaaaaagtgcgcaaattacacaagtttttacggtatgtAACTTAGTCATGATTAACTGTATGCATATATGTACcatatattaaacatttatcacatacatttaaatttCTACCTTAGcatattaatcattttacagagttatttcccttgcaggaaggtattaattgtgacatcattattttaaagGCGAAATTTCTCTGAAAATTACTAGGTATGACCAGGTTATCCTCGCAAACatctgacgtcacaataaatacctacctgcaagggcagataactctttccAATGTAAGATAGAAAATTGAcctagtacatgtacttacatagATCCTGAGGTGGTAGGTACTACAGGGATATCCTCTGGAGCTGCTCCTAAAACCCACGGGATGTGTCTCTGTGGAGCCAACGCTCGCATTATCATTGTTCTGAAAATGTTTCATATGGAAATTATTATTCTTTAGAGTaagaaaattatcaatatatgcCATAATTTTAGCCGTTGTCTTATCCCGATAATTTTCTATATCATGACTCAATTCATATGACTTTCCTTCTTATCTtatattaacaagaggcccaatgggcctttACAATctcctgagttcggatacagaatgaaacaaagacatataaacacatcAGGCCCGTAAACTGTATATGTTTATGCTGTCCAAATACATAGAAGATGGTTTCCTGCATATACTTACAATCAAGCAATTAATCTAAAATATTAATCCATATTAAAACGACTCTTGATAATTATAAGATGTCTGTAAAACATATTgcataaatattttatcaaatgcCCAGCCTCCATTTGAAATCAAGACAGAGCACCATGGGACACATAAGGACTACATATATGCATACTgcataccccccccccccccacatacatacaatttaatttatagtTATATAATGTGGGGCATAAAATGTCTTGAACATCTGTACACCCTTAGAAAAGCTTAATCATAACACTATTCAGTTCTGTAAAACTTACCCCAGTATTTTGGCACAATCATCATAATACTTAATAGAGTTCTTCACAAAACTAAATCCGTTGACATCACAGACATAAGATTTCCCACTGGCCCTGAGCAGATCAAACCCGCAAACATTTTGCTGTAACAGAAAATGTCATCAagatcaatacaaaatattattttaaaatgctctatacatgtacatgtatatgaaacaagaggccaaagggtctaaacggtcatctgactaccttggcaacagttatatagaaaattaattagatatgatgtcatggtagccattttcaatttgggatcaactGGAAATAACAATTCATTTCAGACAAGTTTCAGCCGATAGAACTTAacaagaagttcaaaatgtgatttcaagatggcagctgtggtggccatcttggatttcggatcggcccgaaaaataacaacactttgtcgggaccatgtcaggaccatgtcaggatcatttcaggcaaatttcagctaaattgtacaagtagaacttgagaagaagttcaaaatgtgttttcaagatggcggctgtgatgGCCATCTACGATTTTttatcgacccaaaaaataacaaccctttgtcaggaccatgtcaggatcatttcaggcaagtttcagctaaatcgcactagtagaacttgagaagaagttgaaaatgtgaaaagtttacagaCAGCGGATGGGGCACTGCAGACGACGATGGaggaaacatgatgactataggtcatcctgacccttcaggtgacctaataaacaTGTACCAGGCTCCGCTTCACCTCGACTGATACAAGTTTAAAATAGACACAATAGTTTTCTGTAACAGGTCATTAACAAACTATGTAACTGATAGTACTCATAGCTATTTACCATTAAAACCTACAGTGCTACacttatttaaatatgtttgatcTTGAACATGCAATACCTCCAGTCAAAATCCAATAAGGCTGTATTAGATGAAATTAAATACTTTAACTTACTAGTTAAACAATTATTGACATCTAGCTAAGAGATTGACTTTAGAGTCAGGGTCGAATATTCATTCATTGCAAAatcattgtaattaaatcgaatAGACGTATCAATACAATTGAGCCCTTATTCACAACGAGaatgaattatcattttatttaagaaaaataacacATCTAAGATTTAGAAATACAGGtgaaaatcaatttcaaaatatttcagcTAATCTAAATTAAAGTTTTGGGCCAAAGTACAATACAGACATGAACATGATATGTATATTCATCTAAccgtacatgtacagtacaggtATGACTTATTACCCAATACACACATCCAACAGACAATACACCCCAGGTGAGCTATAGGTATTTAAATATCACCGTTTATAAACATGACCCAAATCGACCTTCTACACATTGTAGATTTGCGCATGCTCTACTACTGTATGTCTGTCGGTAACTCCATTGAACAAGGAAGTAAAATTGGCCTCAACAGACAGATATTTCTGTGGGTAGTCATTTGTTTACGTTGGTAACCAAACACAAAGTTGGTCTCATTCTGTGTGGACACATATGATTTcatttaatgtacatttttgcACATTACTGAGATACAGTTTTATCTGAAATGGTTTTATTTGACCAGGAACTGAGAAAGTTACAGATTTATAAACATGAGAAGGAAGTTAATTCTTGATTGGCGGTGACTTTCGACACAAGAGGAAGGTCAACTTGATTTATCCCCAGGTACTGTAGGTATGTGTGCCATCAGTGATTATTTTACCAGGAACTGAGAAAGTTACAGATGCATAAAGAGACAGAATTGTAAACATGAGAAGAAGGAATTTAATTCTTGGTTGGCTGTGACTTTCAGCGCAACGGGAAGAATATCaacttgttttatttccaggTACTGTATGTACGTGGTCCATCAGTGATTATCTTGTAGTTATATTTCTTTAGTTTAAAACTTGGTTTGAGGACAACAGttaacattaaactatacatACAGTGAACAGTAAATGATGTCAAGTCAATACCAACGTCAATCAAAACTATTTAAACTTTTTTAACaacaacattttattgattCAATATCAACGATCTTCATAAAATCAACAAacttttcatcttcatcaaaatggCAGCCGCAAAAATACCAGTTCGCACGAAAGGTCAAACAACGTGTCATCAtcacaaggggagacaattagaATTTTTCTGTAAACAATGTCAGGATCTGGTTTGTCCAAAATGCCTCTCCTCACTTCACAGTGGCCATCAAGTTTGTGAACTTAGTGAACTTACTCCTCAGAAGAAACAAGACATTAGAACTTTTATTGAcagaacagaaaaaaatgatttggtACAGATTGGGAAATACATCACCTCTACAGATACACTACTCAAAGACAATGACAGAATGTTCGAGGAATTGTCTCATCAATTAACAATGCAGACAGAGAAATTAAAGCAAGACCTTGACAAGATTACAGCAGAGACACTTTCACTAtatcagaaaatgaaaaatgataatactaagctcatacataaatacaaacaGGACATTGAAATGTACAACAGTTTACATTCCAACAAATAACTGTACGAAGAAACTAGTTCTACAATTTTAATGATATGAAGTACATGAAGTATGCAATATCTCAACGTGTAATCAATTACGTTCATGAATATTACTATACGTAAGATGAAATTAATGTTACACATACGCAATACACTAAAACTACATTATAATCAAACATAGATCAAATCGCTCATTCTTACTTACTCTCATGCACACATATTTATCCTAATTAGCAACATATCTTAAAACAACTAATAATATTGGCAAAAGGGGCAGACTCAGCTTACTATAACCAGATATTATTTACCTCTCGACTCGGTGTAGCATGATTGAGTGTATGCTTATGAATACTTGTATGTGTATAAGCCAGCTACAAGAGCCGGACGAGAGGTGAACAATATGACCTGTTCGATTATATAACCCCCAACTCGGTGTAGGCGAGAACTACAAGAGCCGGAAGAGGGTTAGAACAAGAAGGTACTATATGCTTGTGCTAAACCTTCAACTCGGTGTGCAGCAGTACTACAAGAGCCGGAAGAGGGTACCTGTGATAGCTAGGTGATGTACCTCAACTCGGTGTAGTTGTACACAAGAGCCGGAAGAAGGGTATTGCAATGATTTTGTATCTTCAACTCGGTGTAACTGTGGAGTACAAGAGCCGGAAGAAGATCTTGgtataattaaaatgatagaaTATAACAATTTTGGGGTACAGGAATTAAGAATTCAAATGACTACACTTGAATAATTAATGAGTGATTGCTATTTCCTACTAAATCATAAATTACAGTCTGCCCAAATTAATGGTGAGTGGCGGGGATGGTGGCGGTTATGAAATCACGAAACTCAAACACTCTGTAATGGCTACTGCTGCTGAAATTTGACCAACTGACCGTTCCTTATCTTATCCAATCATCGAGCAGTATCAAATGCCCCTGCTCTGTACATATAGGGTTGGCCCCGATACTGTATACTTAAAAGCCAACTCTTAAATATGATGCTCAATACTGTCAAATTAAGCGCAGTTCctataatttgataaagatagatgtgtattatttgatgaaatataaacctagtttatatacataaacattaatTTACATTCCAACAAATAACTGTACGAAGAAACTAGTTCTACAATTTTAATGATATGAAGTACATGAAGTATGCAATATCTCAACGTGTAATCAATTACGTTCATGAATATTACTATACGTAAGATGAAATTAATGTTACACATACGCAATACACTAAAACTACATTATAATCAAACATAGATCAAATCGCTCATTCTTACTTACTCTCATGCACACATATTTATCCTAATTAGCAACATATCTTAAAACAACTAATAATATTGGCAAAAGGGGCAGACTCAGCTTACTATAACCAGATATTATTTACCTCTCGACTCGGTGTAGCATGATTGAGTGTATGCTTATGAATACTTGTATGTGTATAAGCCAGCTACAAGAGCCGGACGAGAGGTGAACAATATGACCTGTTCGATTATATAACCCCCAACTCGGTGTAGGCGAGAACTACAAGAGCCGGAAGAGGGTTAGAACAAGAAGGTACTATATGCTTGTGCTAAACCTTCAACTCGGTGTGCAGCAGTACTACAAGAGCCGGAAGAGGGTACCTGTGATAGCTAGGTGATGTACCTCAACTCGGTGTAGTTGTACACAAGAGCCGGAAGAAGGGTATTGCAATGATTTTGTATCTTCAACTCGGTGTAACTGTGGAGTACAAGAGCCGGAAGAAGATCTTGgtataattaaaatgatagaaTATAACAATTTTGGGGTACAGGAATTAAGAATTCAAATGACTACACTTGAATAATTAATGAGTGATTGCCATAACTCAGATTATGATTGAAGAGAGTAAGCTGAGTGCCCCAAAATTAACAGAGTAGAGATTACcgtaatatatatgtaccagGTATGTATAAGTAAATTGGAAAAATCACATTGTCGCTCGTAATCAATACATAATACTAGTactaaaaatattatcatacaTTTGCTCGCTTACATAACTT
Coding sequences:
- the LOC138306448 gene encoding inositol hexakisphosphate and diphosphoinositol-pentakisphosphate kinase 2-like, with the translated sequence MIMRALAPQRHIPWVLGAAPEDIPVVPTTSGSMMELRTVVAVIRHGDRTPKQKMKMEVKHKKFFDLFKKYDGYRTGHLKLKKPKQLQEVLDIARFLLSEQQSSSDPEIAEKKAKLQQLKLVLEMWDFHHNFEKETSTFLCALEKLVIICYVLWFSG